From Nitrospirota bacterium, a single genomic window includes:
- a CDS encoding acyltransferase: MLVGFFQFSPRFGEVSHNLDRVVETLDQADADLIVLPELFASGYQFVSQQEALALSEPVPDGATTRRLIDLAKRRQMVIVAGLPERAGGVCYNSAVVVGPSGFIGCYRKTHLFFEETLFFTPGDTGFQVWDIGLAKIGVMICFDWYYPESARTLALKGAEIICHPSNLILPNCPDSMPVRCLENRVFAVTSNRTGSEARSGKDQLTFIGNSEVVAPRGAILHRASRDQEELYITEIDPADARNKSLTPYNNLLRDRRESLYR; encoded by the coding sequence ATGCTGGTCGGGTTTTTCCAGTTCTCTCCACGGTTCGGCGAGGTGTCTCACAATCTCGATAGGGTTGTGGAAACGCTCGACCAGGCTGACGCCGATCTGATCGTGTTGCCGGAGCTATTCGCATCCGGGTATCAGTTTGTGTCACAACAAGAAGCGTTGGCATTATCAGAGCCGGTGCCGGATGGGGCAACCACAAGACGGCTCATAGACCTTGCCAAGCGGCGCCAGATGGTGATTGTCGCAGGCCTTCCCGAGCGCGCCGGGGGCGTGTGTTATAACTCCGCCGTGGTCGTCGGTCCGTCCGGGTTTATCGGCTGTTATCGCAAGACACATCTCTTCTTTGAAGAAACGCTCTTCTTTACCCCTGGCGATACGGGATTTCAGGTCTGGGATATCGGACTGGCCAAGATCGGGGTGATGATTTGTTTCGATTGGTACTATCCGGAGTCGGCTCGCACGTTGGCGCTCAAGGGGGCAGAGATCATCTGCCATCCTTCGAACCTCATCCTGCCCAATTGTCCGGACTCCATGCCGGTTCGGTGTCTGGAAAATCGAGTGTTCGCAGTCACGAGCAACCGCACAGGCAGCGAAGCACGAAGCGGAAAGGATCAGTTGACATTTATCGGAAATAGCGAAGTCGTCGCTCCACGTGGGGCCATTCTGCATCGTGCATCCCGAGACCAGGAAGAGCTCTATATTACCGAAATCGATCCCGCGGATGCCCGAAACAAATCCCTTACACCCTACAATAACCTGCTCCGCGACCGACGCGAATCCCTCTACCGATAA
- a CDS encoding (2Fe-2S)-binding protein, which translates to MYLCLCQGITESDVREAGRGGITTPCQLKTKFRLKQRGCCGRCSKNIDEFVQIAASAQQDLVFSSIQR; encoded by the coding sequence ATGTACCTTTGCCTCTGTCAGGGAATTACCGAGTCGGATGTCCGAGAAGCAGGACGGGGTGGTATCACCACGCCTTGTCAACTCAAGACGAAGTTTAGACTGAAACAGCGAGGATGCTGTGGTCGCTGTTCAAAAAATATTGACGAGTTTGTTCAGATTGCAGCGAGCGCACAGCAAGACCTTGTCTTCAGCAGCATACAACGCTAG
- a CDS encoding histone deacetylase produces the protein MGKTGLVYDPRCLDHDMGAGHPESPGRLRAIMQQLGQSGTAARLVKIEPREAEDEWITEIHTPSYLAMLKSHAPTSGRVSLDPDTSMSPSSLTAAYLAAGGALAAVDAIMKQQVDHVFCAVRPPGHHAEAGRAMGFCLLNNVAIAARYVQKKYGLTRVLIIDWDVHHGNGTQHSFEDDPSVLFFSTHQYPHYPGTGCATERGRGAGDGLTINVPMEPGEGDEEYRAVFQKSLVPAADAFRPDFVIISAGFDAHKDDPLANMELTEAGYADLTGIVAGIAKRHAGGRILSSLEGGYHLTSLAASVDRHIQALLAA, from the coding sequence ATGGGGAAAACAGGACTCGTCTACGATCCGCGCTGTCTCGACCATGACATGGGGGCCGGGCATCCTGAATCGCCTGGCCGGCTGCGTGCGATCATGCAGCAGTTAGGGCAGAGCGGGACAGCAGCTCGTCTGGTTAAGATTGAACCACGGGAGGCTGAAGATGAATGGATTACGGAAATCCATACGCCCTCCTATCTGGCAATGCTGAAGAGTCACGCACCGACGAGCGGACGGGTCTCGCTCGATCCCGATACCTCAATGTCTCCCAGTTCGTTGACTGCCGCCTATCTGGCAGCCGGAGGGGCATTGGCTGCGGTCGATGCGATCATGAAACAGCAAGTAGACCATGTCTTCTGCGCGGTGAGGCCGCCGGGGCATCATGCTGAAGCAGGGCGGGCGATGGGTTTCTGTCTCCTCAACAATGTCGCGATTGCCGCGCGCTACGTTCAGAAAAAGTATGGGCTGACGCGTGTGTTGATTATCGATTGGGATGTGCACCATGGCAATGGCACGCAGCACAGTTTTGAAGACGATCCCTCCGTGCTGTTTTTCAGCACCCACCAGTATCCGCACTATCCTGGCACAGGCTGTGCGACGGAGCGGGGCCGGGGGGCGGGAGACGGATTGACGATCAATGTTCCGATGGAGCCTGGCGAAGGCGATGAGGAGTACCGTGCCGTCTTTCAGAAGTCGCTAGTCCCGGCCGCCGACGCCTTCAGGCCCGACTTCGTGATTATCTCTGCCGGCTTCGACGCCCACAAAGACGATCCGCTCGCAAACATGGAGTTGACGGAAGCAGGCTATGCAGACCTCACCGGCATCGTGGCAGGCATTGCCAAACGCCATGCCGGAGGGCGGATACTCTCGTCCCTCGAAGGCGGGTACCATCTCACCTCGCTGGCAGCCTCGGTCGATCGCCACATCCAGGCGCTCTTGGCGGCATGA
- a CDS encoding tetratricopeptide repeat protein codes for MPNRRIEPLKKVLMIDPNDEVAWFGLGKAYMEDANFEEAAKALHQCVTVKPTYSAAYYALAQSLHKLGRIDECRTVCATGIDVSTKNGDAMVTKNLELLKGSLPASGSSS; via the coding sequence ATGCCAAACCGACGAATCGAACCCCTCAAGAAAGTTCTGATGATTGATCCAAACGACGAGGTCGCCTGGTTCGGTCTCGGGAAAGCTTACATGGAAGACGCCAACTTCGAAGAGGCGGCCAAGGCCCTTCATCAATGCGTCACAGTCAAGCCCACCTATTCAGCCGCCTACTACGCCCTGGCCCAGTCGCTCCACAAACTCGGTCGAATCGACGAATGCCGAACCGTCTGTGCCACCGGCATCGACGTGTCCACGAAGAACGGCGACGCGATGGTGACAAAGAACTTGGAGCTCTTAAAAGGCTCGCTGCCTGCCTCTGGTTCATCTAGTTGA
- a CDS encoding M3 family oligoendopeptidase, which yields MKIGRKHSTSPNTSSSKRQRLTYAERWDLSQLAENPVQRFETLAEEIETKVAQFEAARAYLSPTMEVSAFHPLLTLSEDIAAASSRISAYAYLWFSENTKNLAARSFKTKVEERIIALQNRMVFFDLWWQSVDEGNARRLMTETGTFRYHLETIRRFQPHTLSEPEEKIVNIKNITGRSAIHSLYDVVTNSFVFTLTVKGKRMTMTREELTAYLRHTQGQLREAAYRELYRVYADQHDLLGEIYKTLVNDWKAENVQLRKFASPITTRNLGNDIPDEAVSSLLRVCQKNAGIFQRYFHIKARLCKIDPMSRYHIYAPYRTEQKSYRYQDAARLVLDAYRGFSPQLASLAEQVMAERHIDARTRPGKIGGAYCYSVVPGTAPYVLLNFTGEARDITTMAHELGHAVHGMMAAQHSIFTFHSTLPLAETASVFGERILSDTLINQERDKKVKQGLLLNQLDDIYATVLRQAYFVQFEQQAHEMIAQGSTVRDLAKTYLAEVRQQFGKRIKVPDEFQWEWLTIPHIFASPFYCYAYSFGNLLVLALYQMYQKEGASFVPKYLDLLSTGGSESPQTILAKLGIDMASEDFWQSGFDTIHGMVDQLERTL from the coding sequence GTGAAGATCGGCCGGAAACATTCGACCTCTCCCAATACCTCTTCCTCAAAACGGCAGCGGCTCACCTATGCTGAGCGCTGGGACCTTTCACAACTGGCAGAAAACCCGGTTCAACGATTCGAGACCCTGGCAGAAGAAATCGAAACCAAAGTAGCGCAGTTTGAGGCTGCGCGTGCCTACCTCAGCCCGACCATGGAGGTATCCGCCTTTCATCCCCTGCTGACACTAAGCGAGGACATCGCAGCTGCCTCGTCACGAATCAGCGCCTATGCCTATCTCTGGTTCTCGGAAAATACAAAAAACCTCGCCGCTCGTTCGTTTAAGACGAAGGTCGAGGAGCGGATCATCGCGCTTCAGAACCGAATGGTATTTTTCGATCTCTGGTGGCAGAGCGTCGATGAGGGTAACGCACGCCGGCTCATGACAGAAACCGGCACGTTTCGTTACCACCTGGAAACCATTCGCCGGTTTCAACCCCACACGCTCTCTGAACCAGAAGAGAAGATCGTCAATATCAAGAACATCACAGGCCGAAGCGCAATTCATTCGCTGTACGACGTCGTCACGAACAGTTTCGTGTTCACGCTCACCGTCAAGGGTAAACGGATGACGATGACACGCGAGGAACTGACAGCCTACCTCCGCCACACGCAAGGGCAACTGCGTGAAGCCGCCTATCGAGAGCTCTATCGTGTCTATGCCGATCAACACGATCTATTGGGCGAAATCTACAAGACTTTGGTCAACGACTGGAAAGCAGAAAATGTGCAACTGCGCAAGTTTGCCTCCCCGATTACCACCCGTAACCTCGGCAACGACATTCCGGATGAAGCCGTATCCTCACTCCTGAGGGTCTGCCAGAAAAACGCCGGCATCTTCCAGCGGTACTTCCATATCAAAGCTCGCCTGTGCAAGATCGATCCGATGAGCCGCTATCACATCTATGCGCCATATCGCACAGAACAGAAATCCTATCGCTATCAGGATGCAGCCCGACTGGTGCTGGACGCCTACCGAGGATTTTCTCCTCAATTGGCCAGTCTGGCAGAACAGGTCATGGCTGAACGACATATCGATGCGCGTACCAGGCCCGGGAAAATCGGGGGCGCCTACTGCTACAGCGTCGTGCCAGGCACGGCCCCTTACGTGCTCCTGAACTTCACCGGAGAGGCGCGTGACATCACGACGATGGCCCATGAACTCGGCCATGCGGTCCACGGCATGATGGCGGCGCAGCATTCTATCTTTACCTTCCACTCCACTCTTCCGCTGGCAGAAACTGCCTCGGTGTTCGGAGAACGTATCCTGTCCGATACGCTCATAAACCAGGAACGGGACAAGAAGGTGAAACAGGGACTCCTGCTTAACCAACTGGACGACATCTATGCCACGGTCCTCCGACAAGCTTACTTTGTCCAATTCGAGCAACAGGCCCATGAGATGATAGCTCAGGGGTCAACTGTGAGAGATCTAGCCAAGACCTATCTGGCTGAAGTGCGACAGCAGTTTGGAAAAAGGATTAAGGTCCCGGATGAGTTCCAATGGGAATGGCTGACCATTCCGCACATTTTTGCCAGCCCGTTCTACTGCTATGCCTACAGCTTCGGCAACCTCCTGGTGCTCGCCCTCTACCAGATGTACCAGAAAGAAGGGGCCTCGTTCGTGCCGAAATATCTCGACTTGCTGAGTACGGGCGGATCCGAGTCACCGCAGACGATCCTCGCCAAGCTGGGAATCGATATGGCATCGGAAGACTTTTGGCAATCGGGGTTTGATACGATCCACGGAATGGTCGATCAGCTGGAACGAACACTATAA
- a CDS encoding metal-binding protein SmbP, which yields MKRKIYRGALVVAAVAALVGFPLFSGLALAADKHAGEALEHAKEAVAHGKQGHADAAVQHCQESLKHAGAVGKNPHVDEGIKHLKECVEHGKAGHADVATQHAEGAVTHLSEVK from the coding sequence ATGAAGAGGAAAATTTATCGAGGAGCGCTGGTCGTGGCGGCGGTAGCTGCCCTTGTCGGCTTCCCGCTGTTCAGCGGGCTCGCCCTTGCAGCGGATAAGCACGCGGGTGAAGCCTTGGAACATGCCAAGGAAGCTGTGGCTCATGGCAAACAGGGACATGCCGATGCTGCCGTGCAGCATTGTCAGGAGTCACTCAAGCATGCCGGGGCGGTAGGGAAGAATCCGCATGTCGATGAGGGAATCAAGCATCTCAAGGAATGCGTCGAGCATGGCAAGGCTGGTCATGCAGATGTCGCTACGCAACATGCCGAAGGCGCGGTCACCCATTTGTCCGAAGTGAAGTAA
- a CDS encoding YqgE/AlgH family protein, with translation MKAPLAKGVFLIAAPSLRDPNFRQTVVLLCEHGAEGALGVVVNRPTAMSVSEALPQVPILEGQQHVLFSGGPVQTNQVMMLYRLDQLPENSHHVFDGVCLGGDTDIIDRILTTSEGREAFRAYIGYSGWGPGQLESEMQTGSWFTVPADPNAVFATDPARIWPDMVSAMGDEYRHYADMPLDPSLN, from the coding sequence ATGAAAGCTCCACTTGCCAAAGGCGTCTTTTTGATCGCAGCACCGTCCTTGCGCGATCCGAATTTTCGGCAGACGGTGGTCTTGCTCTGCGAGCATGGAGCAGAAGGCGCGCTGGGTGTCGTCGTGAATCGCCCGACGGCGATGTCGGTCTCGGAAGCGTTACCTCAAGTGCCGATCCTTGAAGGTCAACAGCACGTCCTCTTCTCGGGAGGGCCGGTGCAAACGAACCAGGTGATGATGCTCTATCGCTTGGATCAATTGCCTGAGAACTCCCATCATGTCTTCGATGGGGTCTGTCTGGGCGGGGATACCGACATCATCGATCGTATTTTGACCACCAGCGAAGGGCGCGAGGCCTTTCGCGCCTATATCGGGTATTCCGGCTGGGGACCAGGGCAACTGGAATCTGAAATGCAGACCGGCTCCTGGTTTACTGTTCCGGCAGATCCCAATGCTGTCTTTGCCACAGATCCTGCACGTATTTGGCCGGATATGGTCAGCGCCATGGGCGATGAATATCGTCATTATGCAGACATGCCTCTCGATCCCTCCTTGAATTAG
- a CDS encoding sulfurtransferase produces the protein MIHDLLIDTDTLQRRLGQPGLVVLDVRGRAAYEFGGHIPGAVHSTWHEYSDPNAVPKGLLDPDPGRMEQKIRALGISHDSDVIIYSNPFDNWGDEGRMFWMLEYLGHTRLRILDGGWVKWVQEKRPFEHGSVTPEPGTFNIRPVASVIAGKEELKHLVKQPHPNTLIIDARSLEEYLGKEVSGIPRPGHIPSAIHVAWNGFLQADATLKDLQAITESLLDKGLTQDKEVICYCTGGVRSAWLYFVLKIVGYQKVRNYPGSWWEWSRDFACPVEKDAKGLQHILNVDPQVKPS, from the coding sequence ATGATCCACGACTTGCTGATCGATACGGATACTCTTCAGCGGAGGCTGGGACAGCCTGGTTTGGTAGTTCTCGATGTACGTGGGCGGGCAGCCTACGAATTCGGCGGCCATATTCCAGGTGCGGTCCATTCGACCTGGCATGAGTACAGCGATCCGAATGCCGTGCCGAAAGGATTGCTTGACCCGGATCCTGGACGCATGGAACAGAAGATTCGCGCCTTGGGCATCAGTCACGACAGCGATGTGATCATCTACTCCAATCCGTTCGACAACTGGGGAGACGAAGGCCGCATGTTCTGGATGTTGGAGTATCTCGGGCATACGCGACTGCGTATTCTCGACGGGGGCTGGGTCAAGTGGGTGCAGGAAAAGCGGCCATTCGAGCATGGGTCCGTGACACCCGAGCCAGGGACCTTCAATATCAGGCCGGTGGCTTCCGTGATTGCCGGTAAAGAAGAACTGAAACACCTCGTGAAGCAGCCGCATCCGAACACCCTGATCATCGATGCGCGTAGCCTGGAGGAGTATCTTGGGAAAGAGGTGTCAGGGATACCACGACCCGGCCACATCCCTTCTGCGATTCATGTGGCTTGGAATGGGTTTCTTCAAGCGGACGCCACGTTGAAAGATCTTCAGGCAATCACAGAGAGTCTCCTGGACAAAGGCCTCACACAAGACAAAGAGGTCATTTGCTATTGCACCGGCGGCGTCCGATCAGCCTGGCTGTACTTTGTACTTAAGATTGTAGGATATCAGAAGGTGCGTAACTATCCGGGGTCCTGGTGGGAGTGGAGTCGGGATTTTGCCTGCCCCGTGGAAAAAGATGCCAAGGGATTGCAGCACATCCTGAACGTCGATCCCCAAGTGAAGCCTTCTTGA